The Francisella hispaniensis FSC454 genome includes the window GAATAATGATGAGTTTTGTCCTAGCCAAGAGATATTTCTAAGCCAAGATTTTTCTTCAAGATTTTTTAGCTCAATAGTGTTATTAACTAAGATATTGCCTTGATATTTTATAAAGCCAAGTAGCGTATTTATCAGTGTGGTTTTACCTGCGCCACTAGCCCCAACTATAGCTATTTTATCCTTATCTTTAATTCCTAGAGAAATATTATCAAGAGCTATTTTATCATCATATTTAACAGTCAGATTCTTAATACTTATAGAGCTTACTTTATCACTAAATATTTCATTTCTTTCTTGATGAGATGGTTGCATCTCAAATATTTTGGCAATTTCTAGAGCAGCACCAACTGCTTCAGCTTTTGCATGATAATGTGTACTAAGCTCACGTAATGGCATAAAAAATTCTGGAGCAAGTAGCAGTATAAATAAACCACCTTGTAAAGTTATATTATCTATTGACCACCAGATATTATTCCCTGAACCTGTATTTATGAAACCCATACCAAGATATATCGCAACTAGAGCGATAGAAGCGGCAGCAAAAAGCTCTAATACAGCCGAAGATAAAAAGGCAATTTTAAGAACTTTCATTGTACGAATTCTATAATTATCAGATGCTAGAAAAATAGTTTGACTATGGTTTTTACTTCTATTAAAAAGCTTAAGTGTAGTTAGACCTTTGAGCGTATCTAGAAAAGTTAGACTCATTCTAGCAAGTGCTTTAAAATGCTTTTGGCTTTCAGATTCAGCGCCTAAACCAACTAATACCATAAAAAGTGGAATAAGTGGTGCGCATATGAGTAGAAGAATTCCACAGACAATACTTTGAGGAAATATAAATACTAAAACAGCTAAAGGTAATAGTCCTGATAAAGTTATTTGTGGTAAAAACTTAGTCAAGAAACCTGTTAATCCTTCGACTTGCTCCATAGCACTGGTTACTATGTTGGCATTAGAAGTTTTATTAAGCTCAATAGGGCCTAGACTATTAACATGAGCTAAAATATCCTCACGAATTTGTTTTTTGACCATTGTTGCGGCTTTGTAGCTTACTATTTCTCGGATCCAACTTAGACCAGCTCTAATTAATACAATCACAATAATCAAAACAAAATAAGTGCTTAGTTGGCCTAATGTTGAATTTTGTAGATATGCCTCATAAGAAATATGAGCAAGTAAGTATAGTTGACCTATTAGTAGTAGACCACTTATGAAAGCTATTAATACAGTTAATTTAATCCATTTTTTAGCAGGATATGATATTTGTTTGAGCCATTTTCTAGCTACTTTTTTATCTTCTTGAGAAGCGTCTGAAAGCATTTAGATATTTGTTAATTTTAGTATTGTTTAAATTATACAGTATAAACTTCTTAAACCTAGCTAAACTCAGCTCCAAAATATAGTAAATTTATAAGTTTTATGATAATTTCTATATTAACCAAATAAAGGTTAAGGGGAGAATATGCAAAATAAATATTTATATATAAAGAATGATATTGATAGTGATTTAAAACCAGTGAGAAAATTGGAAAAATAAATCAAAGAACATGCATGATTATAAACAAAATTATTGAGATTTATAACCTAATATGAAGTTGTAGATAAAAAGTAAAAGGAGAGTTATTATGAAAAAAGTGGCTTTAACATTAATTACTACGATAGGTCTATCTGTATCACCAGTGTTTGCTAATGAAGGATTAACTAATTCAGCTACACAAACAGATTCATACCAAACGGGTAAGAAATTAGGTCAAAATGTCAGACAAGTACAAACTGATATAAAAACTACTGCAGCTGAAGTTTCTAATAGGTTAGGTCAAACTTCAACAGATGTTGAAAAAGATGCTTCACAAGCTGCTGATACATTAGTGAATAAATCCAAAAATGCTAAAAATGTGATTGATGCAAAAGCTAGTCAAGCCTCTCAATCATTAGGACAAATAGTAGATGATGCTGAGAAAGACACCTCGCAAGCTGCGACTACAGTAGTTAATAAAACCAAAGCTGCTCAAGCTAAGCTGATAGATCAGACAAAACAAAGCGAAGTTGCATTAGGAAAAATGGCAAATAATAGCCAAAATAAAGCACAAAACTTCAAACAAGGCTTCGATGATGGCAGTGATAATACGTTCTAGCTAAATATATTATGGTGATAGTTGTATGAAAAAATTACTTAGAAGGATTATCAAAAATATAAATATTCCTCTTGTGATTTTTTTGATAATTGTAGGAACTTTACTTTTAGTAGCAAATAGTAGAAGTGAGCCTATAAAAGCTGCTAAGGAAACAGTTAATAAAGCCGTTAATAATGTTTCAAAAACACTCAATAATGCTGCTACTAGTAGTAATTCTGTAGATTAGATTTTTATTTAATTATAAATATTGTTGGATTAATTTTTATCTGGGTAATTACTTTGTAAAGTAGATGAATATTCCAATATATCATCGATAAGCTTGAGGCAGCTGCAAGACCATATACGCCCCAATAAAGTGTAAAAATTATTCCTAGCACTATATTTATGGCTAGAGCTATATAGAAAGCAAAACAGGTGTTTTTTTCATATCCTGCCATATTTAGAATAGTAGCGACACAACCAGAGAGAACATTTATTATTTGCCCAACCATTAATATACAAAAAATAAAATATGATGTAGCATATTGTTTGCCATACATTAAAGTAATTGGATATCCACAAATAATGAGCCCAAAAATTGCAAATATTGAGAGTATAAAGATAATCCTAGTATAAGAAGTTATTTTATTTTGAAATTCTTCCCTAGAACAATTTTTATAGTCATCAGCAATTTGCGATAGGACATTTGAATTAACCGCATTTAAGACAAAACTAACTAATGCGCCAAGTTGTAGAGCAACACCATACAGAGCAACATCTGCTGGAGTTGCTAGGGCTTTTAAGATTATGATGTCTATTTGTGATAATAATAATAACCCCCATT containing:
- the cydD gene encoding heme ABC transporter permease/ATP-binding protein CydD, with translation MLSDASQEDKKVARKWLKQISYPAKKWIKLTVLIAFISGLLLIGQLYLLAHISYEAYLQNSTLGQLSTYFVLIIVIVLIRAGLSWIREIVSYKAATMVKKQIREDILAHVNSLGPIELNKTSNANIVTSAMEQVEGLTGFLTKFLPQITLSGLLPLAVLVFIFPQSIVCGILLLICAPLIPLFMVLVGLGAESESQKHFKALARMSLTFLDTLKGLTTLKLFNRSKNHSQTIFLASDNYRIRTMKVLKIAFLSSAVLELFAAASIALVAIYLGMGFINTGSGNNIWWSIDNITLQGGLFILLLAPEFFMPLRELSTHYHAKAEAVGAALEIAKIFEMQPSHQERNEIFSDKVSSISIKNLTVKYDDKIALDNISLGIKDKDKIAIVGASGAGKTTLINTLLGFIKYQGNILVNNTIELKNLEEKSWLRNISWLGQNSSLFKGSIKDNLLLANSNATDEQINQALQNTDLNEFISSLANCLDTEVGEQNIGVSGGQAQRLALARAYLKPHDILILDEPTASLDKDSEEKIINSLKSNWNDKTVIMLTHKLSFLECVDKIVVLADGKIVETGTFEKLVSDQNSEFYNFYRNEVTA
- a CDS encoding rotein, producing the protein MKKVALTLITTIGLSVSPVFANEGLTNSATQTDSYQTGKKLGQNVRQVQTDIKTTAAEVSNRLGQTSTDVEKDASQAADTLVNKSKNAKNVIDAKASQASQSLGQIVDDAEKDTSQAATTVVNKTKAAQAKLIDQTKQSEVALGKMANNSQNKAQNFKQGFDDGSDNTF